In the genome of Sorangium aterium, one region contains:
- a CDS encoding ABC transporter ATP-binding protein, with amino-acid sequence MADPLLVVEGVVKEYGQAVVSRALDGVDLRLERGEFAALIGPSGSGKSTLLNIIGLLDRPTRGRVVVDGKDTTGLDEASLTRLRARTLGFVFQFHHLLPMFTALENVMLPAWGDEGFPSSTMKARAAELLRAVGLADRMNFRATALSGGQQQRVAIARALSRRPPLVLADEPTGNLDTESSAEVFALMRRFNRELGTTFLVVTHDPRIAEQCERVIEIVDGRIASDRV; translated from the coding sequence ATGGCTGATCCGCTGCTCGTCGTCGAAGGCGTGGTGAAGGAATACGGCCAGGCCGTCGTCTCGCGCGCGCTCGACGGAGTCGATCTCCGGCTCGAGAGGGGCGAGTTCGCCGCGCTGATCGGTCCGTCCGGCTCCGGCAAGAGCACTCTGCTCAACATCATCGGCCTGCTCGACCGGCCGACGCGCGGGCGCGTGGTGGTCGACGGCAAGGACACGACGGGGCTCGACGAGGCGAGCCTCACCCGGCTTCGCGCGCGGACGCTCGGCTTCGTGTTCCAGTTCCATCACCTCTTGCCGATGTTCACCGCGCTCGAGAACGTGATGCTGCCCGCCTGGGGCGACGAGGGATTCCCTTCGTCGACCATGAAGGCGCGCGCGGCCGAGCTGCTTAGAGCGGTGGGGCTCGCCGATCGGATGAACTTCAGGGCGACCGCCCTCTCGGGCGGCCAGCAGCAACGCGTGGCCATCGCGCGCGCGCTGTCGCGCCGACCGCCGCTCGTCCTCGCCGACGAGCCGACAGGGAACCTCGACACCGAGTCGTCGGCCGAGGTCTTCGCGTTGATGCGCCGCTTCAACCGCGAGCTCGGCACGACGTTCCTCGTCGTCACGCACGATCCGCGCATCGCGGAGCAGTGCGAACGCGTGATCGAGATCGTCGACGGGCGCATCGCCAGCGACCGCGTATGA
- a CDS encoding ABC transporter permease produces the protein MPFEWFVALRYLRDAKGQTALILAAVSVGVSVIVFLSALINGLQVSLIDKTLGSQPHITLQVQREAARPLVDPSNDLAVARSVQPAPQRLRSIDQWPLVMADAERTAGVVAASAAIVGAGFAVRAEAKNAIVVRGVDPERFLAIIDVRKRMRAGRFDVAGGDAVIGVVLANELGVGVGDKIRITTTEGIDDVVAITGVFSLGNEAVDKTWVITSLRRAQTLYALPGGATSIELKVADVFAAEAVAGELRGRTGLKADSWMKINAELLTGLSAQSSSKSMIQFFVVLAVALGIASVLIVSVVQKSREIGILRAVGTPRGRVLRIFLIQGAVLGLLGSFVGSALGALLSKLFEGLVRGPDGAPKFPVQLDLELFVLATALAVGVGLLAAVLPARRASRLDPALAIRNG, from the coding sequence ATGCCGTTCGAATGGTTCGTGGCGCTCCGTTACCTGCGCGACGCGAAGGGGCAGACCGCGCTGATCCTCGCGGCGGTGTCGGTGGGCGTGAGCGTCATTGTCTTCCTCTCCGCGCTGATCAACGGCCTTCAGGTGTCGCTCATCGACAAGACGCTCGGCTCGCAGCCGCACATCACGTTGCAGGTGCAGCGCGAAGCGGCGCGCCCGCTCGTCGACCCCTCGAACGATCTCGCCGTCGCGCGCTCCGTGCAGCCCGCGCCGCAGCGCCTTCGCTCCATCGACCAGTGGCCGCTCGTCATGGCCGACGCGGAGCGCACCGCCGGCGTCGTCGCCGCGTCGGCGGCGATCGTGGGCGCCGGCTTTGCCGTCCGCGCCGAGGCGAAGAACGCCATCGTCGTGCGCGGCGTCGATCCGGAGCGCTTCCTCGCGATCATCGACGTCCGGAAGCGCATGCGCGCGGGCCGGTTCGACGTCGCCGGGGGCGACGCGGTCATCGGTGTCGTGCTCGCGAACGAGCTCGGCGTCGGGGTCGGCGACAAGATCCGGATCACGACCACCGAAGGGATCGACGATGTCGTCGCGATCACGGGCGTCTTCTCGCTCGGCAACGAGGCGGTCGACAAGACCTGGGTGATCACGTCGCTCCGCAGGGCGCAGACGCTCTATGCGCTCCCCGGCGGCGCGACCTCGATCGAGCTCAAGGTCGCCGACGTGTTCGCCGCCGAGGCCGTCGCGGGCGAGCTGCGCGGGAGGACGGGGCTGAAGGCGGACAGCTGGATGAAGATCAACGCCGAGCTGCTCACCGGCCTCTCGGCGCAAAGCAGCTCGAAGAGCATGATCCAGTTCTTCGTCGTCCTCGCGGTCGCGCTGGGAATCGCGAGTGTGCTCATCGTGTCGGTCGTCCAGAAGTCGCGCGAGATAGGCATCCTCCGCGCGGTCGGCACGCCGCGGGGCCGCGTCCTGCGCATCTTCCTGATCCAGGGCGCGGTCCTCGGGCTCCTCGGGTCGTTCGTCGGATCGGCGCTCGGGGCGCTCCTGTCGAAGCTCTTCGAGGGCCTCGTGCGCGGGCCCGACGGCGCCCCGAAGTTTCCCGTGCAGCTCGATCTCGAGCTCTTCGTGCTCGCGACCGCCCTCGCGGTCGGCGTGGGGCTCCTCGCCGCCGTGCTCCCCGCCCGGCGCGCCTCGAGGCTCGATCCGGCGTTGGCGATCCGCAATGGCTGA
- a CDS encoding sigma factor-like helix-turn-helix DNA-binding protein yields the protein MHTTAVHVLPGMLRFLGVAEDDLDDLCQDVLLGAYRSFPRYDPMRSSSARAAALVDSPDAPGSAAAPALAAAVAADSAPGDTPPRPRSTPTGMPDPARPERLGEHWRAEASWLFGIAWRQVRHHLERAYRRREVPVGLADAACFQQADIAASSEHHIAVQERLALAIRLLSELAPERRAVLVLADAYDVPMREIARALSLNEHTAASRLRLARRDYRAAEKRLRPEERRALRSSVLVLPLFSATSLRSLRETILPASDPAAPSAGARVDGTRWRARFVRLARPVARGLRPALGWGAAGVAGGVLLAAWLARAPVHWARHLGPTAIPFVVARSTHPAPTPEPRPRGVVGEAPRPDDATRSADAQSPRDTQSPRDTQSPRAPAARTTDGPGQRKPAGSRHAPAPPDQSQDRLDEELALLDAARQALLHGERAAALEHINAHAQRFPHGRLTLLRERLRSSAGALPVTTTGGTTGHDRP from the coding sequence ATGCACACAACCGCCGTTCACGTCCTCCCTGGCATGCTCCGGTTCCTCGGCGTCGCCGAGGACGACCTCGACGACCTGTGTCAGGACGTCCTGCTGGGCGCCTACCGCAGCTTCCCCCGGTACGACCCGATGCGGTCCAGCAGCGCGCGCGCCGCGGCCCTGGTGGACTCGCCAGACGCCCCGGGATCCGCCGCAGCGCCCGCGCTGGCCGCCGCCGTCGCCGCAGACAGCGCGCCGGGTGATACGCCGCCTCGCCCGCGCAGCACACCCACGGGCATGCCCGATCCAGCTCGACCGGAGCGCCTCGGCGAGCACTGGAGGGCGGAGGCGTCGTGGCTCTTCGGGATCGCCTGGCGGCAGGTCCGCCATCACCTGGAGCGCGCCTACCGGCGCCGCGAGGTGCCGGTGGGGCTCGCGGACGCCGCCTGCTTCCAGCAGGCAGACATCGCGGCGAGCAGCGAGCATCACATCGCCGTGCAGGAGCGGCTCGCGCTCGCGATCCGCCTCCTGTCGGAGCTCGCGCCCGAGCGCCGCGCCGTTCTCGTCCTGGCCGACGCATACGACGTCCCGATGCGCGAGATCGCGCGCGCCCTTTCGCTCAACGAGCACACCGCCGCGAGCCGGCTGCGCCTCGCGCGCCGGGACTACCGCGCCGCCGAAAAGCGGCTGCGCCCCGAAGAGAGGCGGGCGCTCCGGTCCAGCGTCCTCGTGCTCCCGCTGTTCTCCGCGACCTCGTTGCGTTCGCTCCGCGAGACGATCCTGCCTGCGAGCGACCCGGCCGCGCCGAGCGCCGGAGCGCGGGTCGATGGGACACGGTGGCGAGCACGCTTCGTGCGCCTCGCGCGCCCGGTCGCCCGAGGCCTTCGACCGGCGCTCGGGTGGGGTGCGGCAGGCGTCGCCGGCGGCGTGCTTCTGGCCGCCTGGCTCGCTCGAGCGCCGGTGCACTGGGCGCGCCACCTCGGCCCGACCGCGATACCGTTCGTCGTCGCGCGGAGCACACATCCGGCCCCGACGCCGGAGCCGCGACCCCGGGGCGTTGTCGGTGAAGCGCCGCGCCCCGACGACGCAACGCGCTCCGCCGACGCCCAGAGCCCCCGAGACACCCAGAGCCCCCGAGACACCCAGAGCCCCCGAGCGCCCGCGGCACGGACGACCGATGGGCCAGGCCAGCGCAAGCCGGCCGGATCGAGGCACGCCCCGGCGCCCCCAGACCAGAGCCAGGATCGGCTCGACGAGGAGCTCGCGCTGCTTGATGCGGCCAGGCAGGCGCTGTTGCACGGCGAGCGCGCCGCCGCCCTGGAGCACATCAATGCGCATGCTCAGCGGTTTCCTCACGGCCGGCTGACGTTGCTTCGCGAGCGGCTGCGGTCGAGCGCAGGAGCGCTGCCGGTCACCACGACCGGCGGCACGACCGGGCACGATCGGCCGTGA
- a CDS encoding DUF6968 family protein produces the protein MPDVIAERTLDLTLPNGTHESIRVRLWSPEYRPHAMCWEADVEVAGAGDAHKTHGVGIDAFQALHSALYLIPSMLVKYEGVGRLSWLDAEWLGFPEIKLTEP, from the coding sequence ATGCCGGACGTGATTGCGGAACGTACCCTCGATCTGACACTTCCGAACGGGACGCACGAAAGCATCCGAGTGCGACTGTGGTCACCCGAGTACAGACCACACGCTATGTGCTGGGAAGCTGACGTGGAGGTCGCTGGAGCGGGGGACGCCCATAAGACCCACGGAGTCGGCATCGATGCTTTCCAGGCGCTGCACAGCGCGCTCTATTTGATCCCGTCGATGCTCGTCAAATATGAGGGTGTGGGCCGGCTCTCGTGGCTCGATGCGGAGTGGCTCGGGTTCCCAGAGATCAAACTCACTGAGCCGTGA
- a CDS encoding efflux RND transporter periplasmic adaptor subunit encodes MRTLLRRPGLWLLIALLAASTIVVAVRARGPKVKVAVAARKELEQRVVASGRVRVPTRVQVAAQVPGLVVAVGAIEGQRVKAGDLLVQIDDAEARAAVSQAKAAVDQASARVEQLRRVGAIVATEALRQAETNLERAEVELARVRELSASGAVAQAELDNAQHSVELARAQKVAAEAQRIASTPMGADSRVALTALLQAQAQHVGATVRLAQTRIVAHQDGVVLTRSVEPGDVVQPARTLMVLAADGSPQLVFQPDERNLAWIALGQKARASADAYPQQLFDAEVSYIAPSIDPQRGSVEVRLAVPSAPAFLLPDMTVSIDLSVARRESALVVPSDAVRDAATSAPWLFAVEGDRLVRKDVKLGIRGEGAVEVVEGLGEGSVVVLPDGRVHAPGQRVRTELD; translated from the coding sequence ATGAGGACGCTCTTACGGCGCCCTGGGCTCTGGCTCCTGATCGCGTTGCTCGCGGCCTCCACGATCGTGGTGGCGGTGCGCGCGCGTGGACCCAAGGTGAAGGTCGCCGTGGCCGCTCGAAAGGAGCTCGAGCAGCGCGTCGTCGCGAGCGGACGGGTGAGGGTGCCGACGCGCGTTCAGGTCGCGGCGCAGGTCCCGGGCCTCGTCGTCGCGGTCGGCGCGATCGAGGGGCAACGCGTGAAGGCGGGCGATCTCCTCGTGCAGATCGACGACGCCGAGGCGCGCGCGGCGGTGTCGCAGGCGAAGGCCGCCGTCGACCAGGCGAGCGCGCGCGTCGAGCAGCTCCGCCGCGTCGGCGCGATCGTCGCGACGGAGGCGCTCCGTCAAGCGGAGACGAACCTCGAGCGTGCCGAGGTCGAGCTCGCGCGGGTGCGAGAGCTCTCGGCGTCGGGCGCGGTCGCTCAAGCCGAGCTCGACAACGCCCAGCACAGCGTCGAGCTCGCGCGCGCGCAAAAGGTCGCGGCGGAGGCGCAACGTATCGCGTCGACGCCGATGGGCGCGGACTCCCGCGTCGCGCTGACCGCGCTCCTCCAGGCGCAGGCGCAGCACGTCGGCGCGACCGTTCGCCTCGCGCAGACGCGGATCGTGGCGCATCAGGACGGCGTCGTGCTCACGCGCTCCGTGGAGCCCGGCGACGTCGTGCAGCCGGCGCGAACGTTGATGGTGCTCGCCGCGGACGGGAGCCCGCAGCTCGTCTTCCAGCCCGATGAGCGGAACCTCGCGTGGATCGCGCTGGGGCAGAAGGCGCGCGCTTCCGCGGACGCATATCCGCAACAGCTGTTCGACGCCGAGGTGAGCTATATCGCGCCTTCCATCGATCCGCAGAGAGGCAGTGTCGAGGTGCGCCTCGCGGTGCCGAGCGCGCCAGCCTTTCTCTTGCCCGACATGACCGTATCCATCGATCTCTCGGTCGCTCGGCGCGAGAGTGCGCTCGTCGTTCCGAGCGACGCCGTGCGCGACGCGGCGACGTCGGCGCCTTGGCTGTTCGCCGTCGAGGGCGATCGCCTCGTGCGCAAGGACGTGAAGCTGGGCATCCGCGGAGAGGGCGCCGTCGAGGTCGTCGAGGGCCTCGGCGAGGGGAGCGTCGTTGTGTTGCCCGACGGACGGGTCCATGCGCCGGGCCAGCGCGTGCGCACGGAGCTCGATTGA
- a CDS encoding LysR family transcriptional regulator → MALPDLNLLVTLDVLLTEGSVTGAARRLRLSPSAMSRALARLRETLGDPLLVRAGRGLVPTPRALELRERVSHLVQGVEAVLRPAEKLDLKRLARTFTLRTSEGFVESFGPALIERAGAQAPGVRLRFVAKPDKDSAPLRTGAVDLETGVVDEDTSPELRTQALFRDRFIGVVRSDHPLSRAKITPASYAAGRHVVFSRRGVAKGRIDENLAALGLAREVVTIVGGFATAIALARATDLIATVPEHHTRSLREGLFSFALPFAAPEITVSLLWHPRLDADPAHRWLRDSVREVVAGGEETVARNRRTGQRREPRKRRRG, encoded by the coding sequence ATGGCGCTGCCCGACCTGAACCTGCTCGTGACGCTCGACGTGCTGCTCACGGAAGGCAGCGTCACCGGCGCGGCCCGACGCCTGCGCCTGAGCCCCTCGGCGATGAGCCGTGCGCTCGCGCGCCTGCGGGAGACCCTGGGAGACCCTCTGCTGGTGCGCGCTGGACGCGGCCTGGTGCCGACCCCGCGCGCGCTCGAGCTGCGCGAGCGCGTGAGCCACCTGGTGCAGGGCGTCGAGGCCGTCCTGCGCCCTGCCGAGAAGCTCGACCTGAAGCGCCTGGCGCGCACCTTCACGCTGCGCACCAGCGAGGGCTTCGTCGAGAGCTTCGGTCCAGCCCTGATCGAGCGCGCCGGCGCCCAGGCGCCAGGCGTCCGGCTGCGCTTCGTGGCCAAGCCCGACAAGGACAGCGCGCCGCTGCGCACTGGCGCCGTCGACCTCGAGACGGGCGTCGTCGACGAAGACACGAGCCCCGAGCTGCGCACCCAGGCGCTGTTCCGCGACCGCTTCATCGGCGTCGTGCGAAGCGACCACCCCCTCAGCCGCGCGAAGATCACGCCCGCGAGCTACGCCGCCGGACGCCACGTCGTGTTCTCACGGCGCGGCGTGGCCAAGGGGCGCATCGACGAGAACCTGGCGGCGCTCGGTCTTGCGCGCGAGGTGGTGACCATCGTCGGCGGGTTCGCGACTGCGATCGCCCTGGCGCGCGCGACCGATCTGATCGCCACCGTTCCGGAGCACCACACAAGGAGCCTGCGCGAAGGCCTGTTCAGCTTCGCGCTGCCCTTCGCCGCGCCGGAGATCACCGTCTCGTTGCTGTGGCACCCGAGGCTGGACGCAGACCCCGCTCACCGCTGGTTGCGCGACAGCGTGCGGGAGGTCGTGGCAGGCGGGGAAGAGACGGTGGCGCGGAACAGGCGTACTGGGCAGCGCCGCGAGCCACGGAAGAGGCGAAGGGGCTAG
- a CDS encoding excisionase family DNA-binding protein codes for MTTTDSRTPKHCHVLTETLLRRRSSRVLLTGQPWPPKPEPIRHLAKVARMQALAHHLQGALDPGFVTDRTAIARKLGLTRARVVQPSPPRPRPAGTRARARGGRRHRAGWPSERCGPRPTRVREPSSGRRSGVSTILPDRRLFWPGEPDMIALACSGPQTMSEPWVSVEELSRHLGAGKDRIYRWIEPRAVPAHRVGRLSKFKTDESDEWVRRGGAGDRNPSKRADDDAR; via the coding sequence ATGACGACGACCGATTCACGGACGCCGAAGCACTGCCACGTACTCACGGAGACGCTGTTACGCCGCCGTAGCTCGCGCGTGCTCCTCACCGGGCAGCCGTGGCCCCCGAAGCCCGAGCCCATCCGGCACCTCGCGAAGGTCGCCCGGATGCAGGCCCTCGCGCACCACCTACAGGGCGCGCTCGATCCGGGCTTCGTCACCGACCGCACGGCCATCGCGCGCAAGCTGGGGCTTACGCGTGCCCGAGTGGTCCAGCCTTCTCCTCCTCGCCCCCGACCCGCAGGCACGCGTGCTCGGGCTCGAGGCGGTCGACGGCACCGAGCGGGATGGCCGAGCGAACGCTGCGGGCCGCGGCCCACGCGGGTACGTGAGCCGAGCAGCGGGCGTCGTTCAGGAGTTTCGACGATCCTGCCAGATCGACGCTTGTTTTGGCCGGGCGAGCCTGACATGATCGCGCTCGCATGTTCAGGTCCGCAGACCATGTCTGAGCCGTGGGTTTCGGTCGAAGAGTTGTCCCGCCATCTCGGTGCGGGGAAGGACAGAATCTACCGATGGATCGAACCGCGCGCTGTTCCAGCCCATCGCGTCGGCAGGCTCTCGAAGTTCAAGACCGACGAGAGCGACGAGTGGGTTCGTCGAGGCGGCGCCGGTGACCGCAACCCATCGAAGAGGGCGGACGATGACGCCCGTTGA
- the dcm gene encoding DNA cytosine methyltransferase: protein MTHYIGRFDEILLVEDNSTAAERRRLAGVGSEDTGQTITVRVHRLNGASKLVVARRTYEAGSMRSKRSAKIELASKLVDRAADGGQPVVVAGTSYGSASAFLEMLGERDLPFVVQIRPSTVVQLNERGRPTVAAADVLERGRWRDISTVMPDGAELECSAAKLATVALPAGTGWLFAAQVGGIQGVHRGTIIGLASFDAGLADLVQLVAHARWIRRASRNEKRREAARTGAEPSGAASAITARANIALARQQDARAQAELPQIQTSTKGLLRQAASILNVIELFSGAGGMGLGFLLGGGPQGRYRIIYSGEANPIFVQTLRANHKSFERAARLRPASRTPESSEAADLREKAVLERAEAVAREAGGATFLIGGPPCQGFSMANRNSWSASNPHNELVDVFIKYILRLRPLGFLMENVQGILWTPNAGTSVSVVDVIERRLKAAGYVLFPKLLDAVWYGVPQNRTRFFLMGLHRDLGYSADDFGPWGPFPKPSHGNPSRPFVTVRNAIADLPRIGNGESEERASYDEPSDEVLQENEFLRYARAGAEHGVAFDHVTSRHADYVIERYRSIPAGGNWESIRDQMTNYADVSRTHSNIYRRLRWDEPSITIGHYRKSMLVHPSQHRGLSLREASRLQSFPDWFRFAGTASGKPGGLVHKQQQLANAVCPLVTKAIAEFMLNL from the coding sequence GTGACCCATTACATTGGGCGCTTCGATGAGATCCTGCTCGTCGAGGACAACTCGACGGCCGCCGAGCGGCGCCGTCTCGCCGGCGTAGGCAGCGAGGATACCGGCCAAACAATCACTGTGCGAGTCCACCGCCTGAACGGCGCGAGCAAGCTTGTAGTCGCCCGCAGGACTTACGAGGCGGGAAGCATGCGCTCGAAGCGAAGCGCAAAAATTGAGCTCGCCTCGAAGCTCGTCGATCGCGCTGCGGACGGAGGCCAGCCGGTGGTGGTCGCTGGGACGTCCTACGGCTCGGCCTCCGCGTTCTTGGAGATGCTCGGCGAGCGGGATCTCCCGTTCGTCGTTCAAATCCGCCCGAGCACCGTCGTGCAGCTGAACGAGCGCGGGCGTCCCACCGTTGCAGCCGCGGATGTGCTCGAACGCGGAAGGTGGAGGGACATCTCGACAGTGATGCCTGATGGTGCTGAGCTCGAGTGCAGCGCTGCAAAGCTCGCGACTGTGGCCCTTCCGGCCGGCACGGGGTGGCTCTTCGCAGCACAGGTCGGCGGCATCCAAGGCGTCCACCGAGGCACCATTATTGGTCTTGCATCGTTTGATGCAGGCCTCGCTGATCTCGTCCAGCTTGTCGCGCACGCTCGGTGGATACGTCGCGCCTCTAGGAACGAGAAGCGTAGAGAGGCTGCAAGAACTGGGGCAGAGCCGTCGGGGGCCGCATCTGCAATCACGGCGCGCGCAAATATCGCACTTGCGCGGCAGCAGGACGCTCGCGCGCAGGCTGAGCTGCCTCAGATCCAAACGTCCACGAAAGGACTGCTGCGACAGGCTGCATCCATCCTCAATGTCATTGAGCTCTTCTCGGGGGCCGGAGGGATGGGGCTTGGATTCTTGCTCGGCGGCGGCCCACAAGGACGCTATCGGATCATCTACTCCGGCGAAGCAAACCCGATCTTCGTCCAGACGCTCCGCGCCAACCACAAGTCATTCGAGCGCGCGGCGCGCCTCCGGCCCGCTTCGAGAACGCCCGAATCGAGCGAAGCGGCAGACCTTCGCGAGAAGGCGGTTCTTGAGCGCGCCGAGGCCGTGGCTCGCGAAGCGGGAGGCGCTACTTTCCTGATCGGCGGTCCGCCGTGCCAGGGCTTCTCGATGGCCAATCGAAACTCCTGGTCCGCGAGCAATCCACACAACGAGTTAGTCGACGTCTTCATCAAGTACATCCTGCGGCTCCGGCCTCTCGGCTTCCTGATGGAGAATGTTCAAGGAATTCTTTGGACGCCGAACGCCGGCACGTCGGTCTCCGTCGTCGATGTGATCGAGCGGCGATTGAAGGCGGCCGGCTACGTGCTCTTCCCGAAGCTGCTCGACGCCGTCTGGTACGGCGTGCCCCAGAACCGCACACGCTTTTTCCTTATGGGGCTGCATCGCGATCTCGGCTACTCGGCAGACGACTTCGGGCCGTGGGGCCCTTTCCCGAAGCCTTCTCACGGGAACCCGTCGCGCCCTTTTGTCACTGTCCGAAACGCGATCGCCGACCTTCCGCGGATCGGGAACGGAGAGTCGGAGGAGCGCGCGTCGTACGACGAGCCTTCGGATGAAGTTCTTCAAGAGAACGAATTCCTTCGGTACGCACGGGCAGGCGCGGAGCACGGCGTCGCCTTCGATCACGTCACCTCGAGGCACGCTGACTATGTCATCGAGCGCTATCGCAGCATCCCTGCGGGCGGGAACTGGGAAAGCATCCGCGACCAGATGACGAACTACGCCGACGTCTCGCGGACGCACAGCAACATCTACCGCAGGCTCCGGTGGGACGAGCCATCGATCACGATCGGCCACTACCGAAAGAGTATGCTGGTTCATCCGAGCCAACATCGAGGCCTCTCGCTGAGAGAGGCCTCACGTCTGCAGTCATTCCCTGACTGGTTCCGGTTCGCCGGAACCGCAAGCGGCAAACCAGGAGGGCTGGTTCACAAGCAGCAGCAACTGGCGAATGCAGTGTGCCCGCTCGTCACAAAAGCCATCGCTGAATTTATGCTGAATCTGTGA
- a CDS encoding NAD(P)-dependent alcohol dehydrogenase, translated as MTVKAFGAHAADKPLEALDIFRRAPGDHDVQIDIAYCGVCHSDLHTVRGEWAGTLYPCVPGHEIVGRVSAVGAQVSRFKKGELVGVGCIVDSCGRCASCAEHLEQYCERGMTLTYNSPTPDAPGHTLGGYSQRIVVNDRYVVKITHREDQLAAVAPLLCAGITTYSPLRHWNAGPGKKIGVVGIGGLGHMGVKLAHAMGAHTVAFTTSESKRQDAKALGADEVVVSRNASEMDAHADSFDMILDTVAVSHDLDAFTRLLRRDGALVLVGVPKDAHPSPAVFNLVLKRRTIAGSTIGGIAETQEMLDFCAEKGIVADIEVIPIQRIEQAYERMLKSDVKYRFVIDTASLAAGPQG; from the coding sequence ATGACCGTGAAAGCCTTTGGTGCCCATGCCGCCGACAAGCCGCTCGAGGCGCTCGACATCTTTCGTCGCGCCCCGGGCGACCACGATGTGCAGATCGACATCGCCTACTGCGGCGTCTGCCACTCGGACCTGCACACCGTCCGAGGTGAATGGGCGGGCACGCTCTATCCGTGCGTTCCTGGGCACGAGATCGTGGGGCGGGTGTCCGCTGTGGGTGCCCAGGTATCTCGCTTCAAGAAGGGCGAGCTGGTCGGCGTCGGTTGCATCGTCGACAGCTGCGGTCGCTGCGCGTCCTGCGCCGAACACCTCGAGCAGTACTGCGAGAGGGGCATGACGCTCACCTACAACTCTCCGACCCCGGACGCCCCCGGGCACACGCTGGGCGGCTACTCCCAGCGGATCGTCGTCAACGACAGGTACGTGGTGAAGATCACCCATCGCGAGGATCAGCTGGCGGCCGTCGCCCCGCTGCTCTGCGCCGGCATCACCACCTATTCGCCGCTCCGGCACTGGAACGCCGGGCCCGGCAAGAAGATCGGCGTGGTGGGCATCGGCGGGCTCGGCCACATGGGCGTCAAGCTCGCCCACGCGATGGGCGCGCACACCGTCGCGTTCACGACGTCGGAGTCGAAGCGGCAGGACGCCAAGGCCCTCGGCGCGGACGAGGTGGTGGTGTCGCGCAACGCGAGCGAGATGGACGCTCACGCCGACAGCTTCGACATGATCCTGGACACGGTCGCGGTGAGCCACGACCTCGACGCCTTTACGCGGCTGCTCAGGCGGGACGGCGCCCTGGTGCTCGTGGGCGTGCCGAAGGACGCCCACCCGTCGCCCGCCGTCTTCAACCTCGTGCTCAAGCGCAGGACGATCGCCGGGTCGACGATCGGCGGCATCGCCGAGACGCAGGAGATGCTCGATTTCTGCGCGGAGAAGGGGATCGTCGCCGACATCGAGGTGATTCCGATCCAGCGGATCGAACAGGCGTACGAGCGGATGCTCAAAAGCGACGTCAAGTATCGCTTCGTCATCGACACCGCCAGCCTGGCCGCCGGGCCACAGGGGTAA